The Opitutus sp. ER46 genome has a window encoding:
- the wecB gene encoding UDP-N-acetylglucosamine 2-epimerase (non-hydrolyzing): MYSKQRRVALVVGTRPECIKMAPVWLALRHSRSLSPILVSTGQHRQMLDQAFGVFGLKPDIDLGLMQQGQTLPDLTARVLTAMTTVLREHRPAAVLVQGDTTTVLGTALAAFYERIPIGHVEAGLRTYDFEAPWPEEMNRRLADPISRWCFAPTEWSAANLKAERTPGANIHVTGNTVVDALLWVREKLKRTGLTAAQVIERCQIPADFAARYLKDGPNNQSPITSNVTGASRWVLITGHRRESFGGGFENICHAIGQIAAKYPDVGLLYPVHLNPNVQEPVRRILGGNPRVALIPPVGYEDFIWLMDRCHFVLSDSGGVQEEAPSLGKPVLVMRTTTERPEGVDAGTCRLVGTSPDVIMREASALLDDEAEYARRSRLKNPYGDGTAAYRIAEILAKDLST, translated from the coding sequence ATGTACAGTAAGCAGAGGCGCGTCGCACTTGTTGTCGGGACGCGGCCGGAGTGTATTAAGATGGCTCCAGTGTGGCTCGCCTTGAGGCATTCGCGATCATTGTCGCCTATATTGGTATCGACAGGCCAGCACCGGCAGATGCTCGACCAGGCGTTCGGAGTGTTCGGGCTTAAGCCGGATATTGATCTCGGCCTCATGCAACAGGGGCAGACCTTGCCCGACCTCACGGCGCGCGTGCTCACCGCCATGACCACCGTGCTCAGGGAGCATCGGCCGGCCGCCGTGCTCGTCCAGGGCGACACCACCACCGTCTTGGGGACGGCGCTGGCTGCGTTCTATGAGCGTATTCCCATCGGCCACGTGGAGGCCGGACTTCGCACGTACGACTTCGAGGCGCCGTGGCCAGAGGAGATGAATCGTCGGCTCGCCGACCCGATCTCCCGCTGGTGCTTTGCGCCCACCGAATGGAGCGCCGCCAATCTCAAGGCGGAGCGCACTCCGGGGGCCAATATTCACGTCACTGGCAACACCGTCGTGGACGCCTTGCTCTGGGTCCGTGAAAAGCTAAAGCGTACGGGCCTGACCGCGGCGCAGGTCATCGAGCGTTGTCAGATCCCCGCCGACTTCGCCGCGCGGTACCTGAAGGATGGCCCCAATAACCAATCCCCAATAACCAGTAACGTCACCGGCGCTAGCCGGTGGGTACTCATTACCGGCCACCGGCGCGAGTCATTCGGCGGCGGGTTTGAGAACATCTGCCATGCCATCGGGCAGATCGCGGCCAAGTACCCGGATGTCGGCCTGCTGTATCCCGTGCACCTCAATCCAAATGTCCAGGAACCCGTCCGTCGGATTCTCGGTGGCAACCCTCGGGTCGCCCTGATCCCGCCGGTCGGCTACGAGGACTTCATCTGGCTGATGGATCGCTGCCACTTCGTGCTGAGTGATTCCGGCGGGGTGCAGGAAGAAGCGCCGAGCTTGGGCAAGCCGGTTCTGGTGATGCGCACCACTACCGAGCGACCTGAGGGCGTCGATGCGGGCACCTGTCGACTCGTCGGGACGTCGCCCGACGTAATCATGCGAGAGGCGAGCGCGCTGCTGGATGATGAGGCGGAGTACGCGCGACGCTCGCGTCTGAAGAACCCGTACGGCGATGGCACCGCAGCATACCGCATTGCCGAGATTCTGGCCAAAGACCTTTCCACCTAA
- the glmS gene encoding glutamine--fructose-6-phosphate transaminase (isomerizing) yields MCGIVGYIGPAKASQILIDGLKRLEYRGYDSAGVAVHTPAGFAVAKKTGRVANLEREAARHVLTGTCGIGHTRWATHGGVTDANAHPHVSSDGQIALIHNGVIENFSAIKRFVTGKGYTFQSETDTEVLANLIAYHYAKEPAPAADAEPSRLLESVRKSLLHVEGTYGIVVMSRDHPGELVSARRGSPLILGIGRGENLIASDVSAIVGRTQNVVYLKDGELARVTADAFAITSLTQGDDVVPVISQVNWSIADSALGDFAHYMEKEIFEQPQALENAMRGRFSEDGSTAQFGGLNVTPNELRQVDRLLFTACGTAWHACLVTEYLVERFARVPAEVDYASEFRYRNTPLDPNSLLFVLSQSGETIDTLAALREAKRRGYRGLAITNVVGSTIAREADGGIYQHVGPEIGVASTKAFTSQLLLGAMVALYLGRMRDMSYADGKAYVAALKAAPDLVRRTLTQAEHIRGIAQRYAGYNDMLFLGRLALFPIALEGALKLKEISYIHAEGYPAAEMKHGPIALVSERCPSVFFVTKGELFPKVVSSMQEIKARKGPIIAVCTEGLELPPGLADEVIPIPDCHEAVLPIVATIPIQLLAYYIAVARHCDVDKPRNLAKSVTVE; encoded by the coding sequence ATGTGCGGCATTGTTGGTTATATCGGCCCGGCGAAAGCCTCCCAGATCCTCATCGATGGCCTGAAGCGCCTCGAATACCGCGGGTATGATTCCGCCGGCGTCGCCGTCCACACCCCCGCCGGGTTCGCCGTCGCCAAGAAGACCGGGCGCGTCGCTAACCTCGAACGCGAGGCCGCCCGCCACGTCCTCACCGGCACCTGCGGCATCGGCCACACCCGCTGGGCCACCCACGGCGGCGTCACCGACGCCAACGCCCACCCCCACGTCTCCTCCGACGGCCAGATCGCCCTCATCCACAACGGCGTCATCGAGAACTTCTCCGCCATCAAGCGCTTCGTCACCGGCAAGGGCTACACCTTCCAGTCCGAGACCGACACCGAGGTCCTGGCCAACCTCATCGCCTACCACTACGCCAAGGAGCCTGCTCCCGCCGCCGACGCCGAGCCGAGCCGCCTCCTCGAGAGCGTCCGCAAGTCCCTCCTCCACGTCGAGGGCACCTACGGCATCGTGGTCATGTCCCGCGACCACCCCGGCGAGCTCGTCAGCGCCCGCCGCGGCTCGCCCCTCATCCTCGGCATCGGCCGCGGCGAGAACCTCATCGCCTCCGACGTCTCCGCCATCGTCGGCCGCACGCAGAACGTCGTTTACCTCAAGGACGGCGAGCTCGCCCGCGTCACGGCCGACGCCTTTGCCATCACCTCGCTCACGCAGGGCGACGACGTCGTTCCGGTCATCAGCCAGGTCAACTGGTCCATCGCCGACTCCGCCCTGGGCGATTTCGCGCACTACATGGAGAAGGAGATCTTCGAGCAGCCGCAGGCGCTGGAGAACGCGATGCGCGGCCGCTTCTCGGAGGATGGCTCCACCGCGCAGTTCGGCGGGCTCAACGTCACGCCCAACGAGCTGCGCCAGGTCGACCGCCTGCTCTTCACCGCCTGCGGCACCGCCTGGCACGCCTGCCTCGTGACCGAGTACCTGGTGGAGCGCTTCGCGCGCGTGCCGGCGGAGGTCGATTACGCCTCCGAGTTCCGCTACCGCAACACCCCCCTCGACCCCAATTCCCTCCTGTTCGTGCTGAGTCAGTCGGGCGAGACGATCGACACCCTGGCGGCGCTGCGCGAGGCCAAGCGCCGGGGCTACCGCGGGCTGGCGATCACCAACGTGGTCGGCTCGACGATCGCCCGCGAGGCCGACGGCGGCATCTACCAGCACGTGGGCCCGGAGATCGGGGTGGCCTCGACCAAGGCCTTCACCTCGCAGCTCCTGCTCGGCGCGATGGTGGCGCTGTACCTCGGCCGCATGCGCGACATGAGCTACGCCGACGGCAAGGCATACGTCGCGGCGCTGAAGGCGGCGCCGGACTTGGTGCGCCGGACGCTGACGCAGGCGGAGCACATCCGCGGCATCGCGCAGCGTTATGCCGGGTACAACGACATGCTCTTCCTTGGCCGGCTGGCGCTGTTCCCGATCGCGCTGGAAGGCGCGCTGAAGCTGAAGGAGATCTCGTACATCCACGCCGAGGGGTACCCGGCGGCGGAGATGAAGCACGGCCCGATTGCGCTGGTGAGCGAGCGCTGCCCCAGCGTGTTCTTTGTGACCAAGGGCGAACTCTTCCCGAAAGTCGTGTCCTCGATGCAGGAGATCAAGGCGCGGAAAGGCCCGATTATCGCCGTCTGCACGGAAGGCCTGGAGCTCCCCCCCGGCCTCGCCGACGAGGTGATCCCGATCCCCGACTGCCACGAAGCCGTCCTGCCGATCGTCGCGACCATCCCCATTCAACTCCTCGCCTACTACATCGCCGTCGCCCGCCACTGCGACGTGGATAAACCGCGAAATCTGGCGAAGTCCGTCACGGTGGAATAG
- a CDS encoding glycosyltransferase family 4 protein has protein sequence MYGAYNLSSPSPRYLIAVCGDWGVAPWSKALCSSGADVHVLSNIRPHRFRQRFPWVKQSYWCVECYILGYLLAKVLPRKHWYFREKLIYKVFARQLTQFARRDTIVLTNVGMGGGNGVLGRFQNSLVHCGNSGPGTFAAQMTAAGQGRMAANLLADKGWLRMWESDVRAASIISAESSFVVKSIEASIPNKRYFVSPLPVAAMPSRLTSPRRTRFVSTATTVRKGSLVAIDAWRIAKENGWLGTEAVLEIFGSCDRPTQSKLDREGEKSGVISRGYTREIGEVFQSARYFLLPTFEDGGPRALGEAISAGCIPIVSEFCMAPDILPQALIAAPLTAASIAETIRNVLSIDLVCGRWHDELRPAREQLMEEHFKEELLRMLDGLK, from the coding sequence ATGTATGGCGCCTATAACTTGAGCAGCCCATCGCCTCGCTACCTGATCGCCGTATGCGGCGATTGGGGGGTTGCGCCTTGGAGTAAGGCTCTGTGCAGTAGTGGGGCTGACGTGCATGTTCTGTCAAACATAAGGCCCCATCGGTTCCGGCAGCGCTTCCCGTGGGTGAAGCAGAGCTATTGGTGTGTTGAGTGCTACATTCTGGGCTACTTGCTCGCAAAAGTTCTCCCTAGAAAACATTGGTATTTCAGAGAAAAATTAATTTATAAAGTCTTCGCTCGTCAGCTCACGCAATTTGCGAGGCGCGACACTATTGTGCTAACGAACGTTGGAATGGGCGGTGGTAATGGGGTCCTCGGCCGTTTTCAGAATAGTCTTGTTCATTGCGGGAATAGTGGGCCCGGCACCTTTGCGGCTCAGATGACTGCCGCGGGACAGGGCCGCATGGCCGCGAATCTGTTGGCGGACAAAGGATGGCTGCGCATGTGGGAGAGCGACGTACGAGCTGCGTCTATCATTTCGGCCGAGTCATCATTCGTTGTAAAATCTATAGAGGCATCAATTCCGAATAAACGCTACTTTGTGTCACCGCTGCCCGTTGCGGCTATGCCGAGTCGGCTGACTTCTCCGCGTCGGACGAGATTCGTAAGCACAGCCACAACTGTACGGAAGGGGAGCCTTGTGGCGATCGACGCTTGGCGTATCGCGAAAGAGAATGGATGGCTTGGTACCGAGGCAGTCTTGGAAATCTTTGGATCTTGCGATCGACCTACACAATCAAAGCTCGATCGCGAGGGGGAAAAAAGCGGGGTAATTAGCCGAGGCTACACGAGAGAAATTGGTGAGGTATTTCAATCTGCTAGGTATTTCTTGCTACCAACATTTGAGGATGGGGGCCCTCGAGCCTTGGGGGAGGCAATATCGGCGGGGTGTATCCCGATAGTCAGCGAATTCTGTATGGCGCCAGACATTCTGCCACAGGCGTTAATTGCGGCTCCGCTTACCGCTGCGTCTATTGCGGAAACAATACGAAATGTCTTATCCATTGATCTGGTCTGCGGTCGCTGGCACGATGAACTTAGGCCAGCTAGAGAGCAGTTGATGGAAGAGCACTTCAAGGAAGAACTCTTGCGCATGCTAGACGGTTTGAAATGA
- a CDS encoding glycosyltransferase, whose amino-acid sequence MRFSIVIPLWKTQYVAETIDSVLAQSCKDYELIIGCSRTDASIENIKKLYSDKARFIDIEGTGIIAHWNNAIKQCRGEFTLLLADDDVLTLDCLAEVSRAIDRNPNCALVQTRIIMFQTGDLVRAVSVGGCEVESMSEYAYNQIVQRRPIIVSCIFFRTSYLAPRGFVDLPDAWGADLFTALTIARLGGVVFVNKPLVKNRECLERVTSNIGWKSRVSAIEMWERMIDCGLLKIGVADDNNMYQNLVESNYKEIYRKARVDSLVACVKNISFKNLRRDLRDIKTLSKGHHFAQAMRAIAKGVALKLL is encoded by the coding sequence ATGCGCTTCAGCATTGTCATACCACTTTGGAAGACGCAATACGTCGCTGAAACAATTGATAGCGTACTTGCGCAGAGCTGCAAGGACTACGAATTGATCATTGGATGCAGCCGAACTGATGCATCAATAGAAAATATCAAAAAGCTGTACTCTGATAAAGCGCGCTTTATAGATATCGAAGGTACCGGGATAATCGCACATTGGAACAATGCCATTAAGCAATGCCGCGGCGAATTCACGCTGCTTCTGGCCGACGATGATGTCTTGACGCTCGATTGTCTTGCGGAGGTCTCGCGCGCGATAGATCGCAATCCCAACTGCGCCCTAGTGCAGACCCGCATCATCATGTTTCAAACAGGCGATCTTGTCCGCGCGGTCTCAGTTGGCGGATGCGAGGTCGAGTCGATGTCCGAATATGCTTATAACCAAATTGTCCAGCGTCGGCCAATCATCGTGAGTTGCATCTTCTTCCGTACCTCCTATTTGGCGCCGCGCGGATTTGTCGACCTCCCGGATGCGTGGGGGGCTGATCTGTTCACTGCGTTGACGATCGCGCGTCTGGGAGGGGTTGTCTTTGTAAACAAACCGCTGGTAAAAAATCGCGAGTGTCTCGAGCGGGTAACAAGTAATATCGGCTGGAAAAGTAGAGTTTCCGCCATCGAAATGTGGGAGCGCATGATTGATTGTGGGCTGCTGAAAATCGGGGTGGCGGACGACAATAATATGTACCAAAATCTTGTAGAAAGTAACTACAAAGAGATTTATAGAAAAGCCAGAGTCGATTCTTTAGTGGCGTGCGTAAAGAACATATCATTCAAAAACCTGCGCCGCGATCTTCGCGATATTAAAACTCTTTCTAAGGGGCATCATTTTGCGCAAGCGATGAGAGCGATCGCAAAAGGCGTCGCTCTAAAATTGCTTTAG
- the wecC gene encoding UDP-N-acetyl-D-mannosamine dehydrogenase, whose translation MSADLCVLGLGYIGLPTASIFATRGKKVVGVDVVPRVVETINQGKIHIQEPELDVLVRAAVHSGNLRASLKPEAAATFIVAVPTPFKATETNPKAPDLTYVESATRSIAPVLAPGNLVILESTSPVGTTEAMRDWLFDEVQKTRPDELPALRESVLFAHCPERILPGQMLKELVSNDRISGGLTPEAAEKARDLYRLFCTGEIFLTNARTAEMCKLTENASRDVGIAFANELSLICDRLDIDVWELIRLANRHPRVKILQPGPGVGGHCIAVDPWFIVDSAPELARLIRTAREVNDDKPHRVVDRVKACAGRFKQPVIACLGLAFKADIDDLRESPAVDIVAHLAQQKVGRILAVEPHVRALPKSLEGKGVELTPLDTAVSQADIVLVLVNHREFVQFNRRKLEGKAVIDTRGLWR comes from the coding sequence ATGAGCGCTGACCTTTGCGTCCTCGGACTCGGCTACATCGGCCTCCCCACGGCCTCCATTTTTGCCACTCGTGGCAAGAAGGTGGTGGGCGTCGATGTCGTGCCTCGTGTCGTCGAAACGATCAACCAGGGGAAGATCCACATCCAGGAGCCCGAACTCGACGTGCTCGTCCGGGCTGCGGTTCACAGTGGTAACCTGCGGGCGTCGCTCAAACCCGAGGCGGCGGCGACGTTCATCGTGGCGGTGCCGACGCCCTTCAAGGCGACCGAGACCAATCCGAAGGCGCCGGACCTTACCTATGTCGAGAGTGCCACGCGCTCGATCGCGCCTGTGTTGGCGCCGGGCAACCTGGTCATCCTCGAGTCCACCAGCCCCGTGGGAACGACAGAGGCCATGCGCGACTGGCTCTTTGACGAAGTGCAGAAGACGCGTCCGGACGAACTGCCGGCGCTGCGGGAGTCGGTCCTGTTCGCCCACTGTCCGGAGCGAATTCTCCCCGGCCAGATGCTGAAGGAACTCGTCTCCAATGATCGCATCAGCGGCGGACTGACGCCCGAGGCGGCGGAGAAAGCCCGCGACCTTTACCGCCTGTTCTGCACCGGTGAGATTTTCCTCACCAACGCCCGTACGGCGGAGATGTGCAAATTGACCGAGAATGCGTCGCGTGACGTCGGCATCGCCTTTGCGAACGAACTCTCGCTCATCTGCGACCGTCTCGATATCGACGTGTGGGAACTCATCCGGTTGGCGAACCGGCACCCGCGCGTGAAGATCCTGCAGCCCGGACCGGGTGTCGGCGGCCACTGCATCGCCGTGGATCCCTGGTTCATCGTGGACTCCGCGCCGGAGCTGGCTCGGCTCATTCGGACTGCCCGTGAGGTCAATGACGACAAACCGCATCGCGTCGTGGATCGCGTCAAGGCCTGCGCCGGCCGGTTCAAGCAGCCGGTCATCGCCTGCCTCGGTCTGGCGTTCAAGGCGGACATCGACGATCTCCGTGAGAGCCCGGCCGTCGATATCGTCGCCCATCTCGCCCAGCAGAAGGTCGGACGGATTCTGGCAGTGGAGCCCCACGTACGGGCGCTGCCGAAATCGCTGGAGGGCAAAGGCGTGGAGCTGACGCCGCTGGATACTGCCGTCAGCCAGGCCGATATCGTCCTCGTCTTGGTCAACCACCGTGAGTTCGTGCAGTTCAATCGCCGCAAGCTCGAGGGCAAGGCCGTGATCGATACACGCGGACTTTGGCGATAG